The genomic DNA TGCGGCGAGCGCCACGGAGGCGACGCCTCCCGCTTCCTACTCCTCGTCGTACGCTTCCAGCACGGCGGGCAGCGACGCGGTCACGACGTTGCCGACGGCCGGCAGCCCGATGAGCACCGCGCTGATCACCTCGTCGCGCGTGGCACCGTGCATCTTCGCCATCTTCACGTGGAACGGCAGGCCGCTGTCGAGACGGGCCGCCGCCATGACGGCGAGGTAGGCGAGAGCGGCGGTCTTGTCGTCGAGCGCGCTGGCCGCGCCGAGCGCCTGCACCGCCTCCGACCATGCCTGCTGGTGCTGCGGAGCCTCTTGGGCGAATGCCTGGAATGCGGGGCTGACGTTCATGGACGCCTCCTTCTCGCGCGGGATTTTCGATGCTCCCAGTGTAGCAAGCGAAGCGTCGCTTGACGCAAAGCGTTGCATACTCTCAACCTGATATGCGGAGAAACCCGGAAAAATAAGCCGCTGGCGCAGCGCACGGAAAGCGCCCGCTTTTCTTTGTGATACCATGTCGAGCGGATCATTCGCCCAGGCCTACAGAGAAAGTGCTATGGAGACAATCAACGAAATCATCGCAGCCGTAGAAGAACCTCCCGAGTCGTTCGAGCAGTACCTGACGTCGTACGCCGACCGCGTGGGCGACCTGGTGAACTCCTTCATCCCGAAGGGCACGCACGCGGACATGGACCGCTACCTGTACCAGCCGCTCATGGCGTACAGCCAGAACGGCGGCAAGCGCCATCGCCCGCTCATCTGCTTCGCGGCCTGTCGCGCCGTGGGCGGTGACATGGCGCGCGCGACCAGCGCCGCGGCCGCCATCGAGCACTTTCATACCGCGGCCCTCATCCACGACGACATCGCCGACGAGGCCGAGCTTCGCCGCGGCGAGCCGTGCATGCACCTCACCGAGGGCATGGGGCTGGCCATCAACGCGGGCGACCTCGCGCTGTCCCTCGTCAACGGCACGGTGGTGTCGGATGAGAACCTCGACGATGCCACGAAGGTGCGCGTCATCACCGAGCTCATCGACATGACCCGCCGCACCATCGAAGGCCAGGCGCTCGACATCGGATGGGCGCGTGACGGCCGCTACGACATCACGCCTGAAGACTACCTGG from Eggerthella lenta DSM 2243 includes the following:
- a CDS encoding polyprenyl synthetase family protein, whose protein sequence is METINEIIAAVEEPPESFEQYLTSYADRVGDLVNSFIPKGTHADMDRYLYQPLMAYSQNGGKRHRPLICFAACRAVGGDMARATSAAAAIEHFHTAALIHDDIADEAELRRGEPCMHLTEGMGLAINAGDLALSLVNGTVVSDENLDDATKVRVITELIDMTRRTIEGQALDIGWARDGRYDITPEDYLVMATHKTAHYSGAVPLAIGAIIGGGTEVEVEALRNYGLDTGLAFQIQDDLLNLVGSEESTKKDFRNDITEGKRTLMVVHALQHSDDRDRLIDILSSKEKDQAVLAEAVAIMEASGSIDYARNYAENLTSIAKNRLTDMVRPSTARDLLVSMADWFVSRLK
- a CDS encoding carboxymuconolactone decarboxylase family protein; this translates as MNVSPAFQAFAQEAPQHQQAWSEAVQALGAASALDDKTAALAYLAVMAAARLDSGLPFHVKMAKMHGATRDEVISAVLIGLPAVGNVVTASLPAVLEAYDEE